In Trichomycterus rosablanca isolate fTriRos1 chromosome 25, fTriRos1.hap1, whole genome shotgun sequence, the sequence GGCGGGTCCTCCTTTTGCTCTTAGAATGACGTTCCTTTGTGATTTTGATCAATGTTGAAGACTGCAGATTCGTCAGttgaacattcattcattcattcattttcttaactgctttatccaatcagggtcacggggggtgctggagcctagggctgggcgatatggatcaaaaataatatctcgatatattttagctgaatggcgataaacaatatatatctcgatattttttcatcccataaggtaataacaaaaagacacttcggCGAcgaagctacatgttccaaattttttacaggcacttttattaatattcatgctgggaaagcttctcacaagaactatttttccttaagaaaaaaaataactattgtaagaaaaagtttgtagttttctaacgtctcacctgtcgtgtaatgtgaattacaaatatattgtctggccctttaagaatgttaagtgtactatagggcgcagggagcgagtgtgtagggaagataacaGAAATGGACCGTTTCCGGCTGCgcttgtgtgtgcttgtgtgagcttgcgtgttttgcactgagcttgtgtgacattaaaagtagcgttctcgttaaacccccctcacgtttggactttatacattattttacatcagtcgccacaacattaacatttacattaatattttcttttactgtatagaactcagttctgtaattcaggcagaactaatcgttcatgttagtgtaaatattacaaaatataatgcattttaatcagcgttctgcttcatgcactttatcgttatttaacagctttatttgttgtttaattgctgtttgctccttgtttactgcagagttagttcatgcaattttataaatttttggatgtttattggccgagaacaagaaatactataatagaagataaataaataaatgagtctcggACGTCGGGATATcctccagtataaactaacgtgCAGGTCAgcccgtgcatgcgcttgtatgtttatattggtttttgaaacgaataacgactcgttttcttgtttttcaactttgggattcgaagtgaaaaacgaaaggtacacggagctcgaagattttgtctggacttgttttcggcattctctacagaatacattattcggctgctcatctgacactgaatccgaaccatctccaaataacagccattatttttctttttactaagcagctcctcttcgatagctgcCGTcacgtctttatccgtctccatgctatcgctgcttgcaggacttactggtgaagcggtggggaggggcgagttgtgttcagtgagggagaggggcggggcaggtgaacatgtgcagagacaaactgggagaagagaaagtcgAACTGTCAGATCTAATTGGAACGCAatatctatatcgatatatgcgatattgtcttatatcgcgtatgaaaatatatcgatatattataaaatctcgatatatcgcccagccctactggagcctatcccagcttttcaagggcgcaaggcacacagtaacaccctggacgggatgccagtctatcacaggacagacacacatacacacacacattcacctatagggcaattcagtgtctccaattaacctgactgcatgtttttggactgtgggaggaaaccagagctcccggaggaaacccacgcagacacggggagaacatgcaaactccacacagaaaggacccggaccgccccgcctgatTCACGTGATTTTCAGAGCTGTGAATTAGGTTGGGCCTTAGTAATAAGCTGGTAAATGGTAGCCATTAGGCACATGATCATCAAAAATTGGTATTTAGGGGCACAATGTGTGCCAAGAAAACATTTACCATTACACCACAACCAGCAGCCTGAACTGTTTGCAAATCAAACCAAAGCAACATCTTCTAATCGTCGATTGTTTAGctttggttgtttagttgtagCCTCAGATTCCTGTTCTTGGGgtttggggggggggattaTTTAGGTTAATCACACTAGTCCTGGTAAGACAAGTCAACTTTTTAGACTGTGCACCTCCCATCCTTAATACACCATGCCCTGAATCGACTCCGTCCAGCTTACATAACATAACTAATGGCTTGATTAGTCACGTTCTCATAAAGCATGTATATAAACCTTAATGAGCCCAAACGCATTAGTCAAGGTGAACTACGCGTGACTCATGGCTAATTAACACCGAGTTAAACTCTGCCGTTCATGAGTGATGGACTTTTAATTCCAGAAGTTAGATCCTACAGCTTAGAGCCAACTCCCAACAATACAATCTTGTCTCTCCGTCCCTGCACCTCCAGTTATTCCTGATAGCGTAAGTGCTGTCATTCTCAGTCTGCTAAATACAGTTGAGCAAGAGTCTAAAAGCACACAGGCTGTACAAAGCCTTCTTGTATGGGTTCCATCGGTCGTAAATTACTGGATTTAGGAGAGGTACAGCAAATGTTCTCGACCGTTTTGATCATGGGCCTCACCTACGCGTTCAGGCTCGAATCCAAAATATTGTTTATGTAATTTTTCTAATGCTGAGGCGACACCTAAGatacactacatttactttacatttacagcatttagcagccacttttatccaaagagattTATAATAATCCAATATATAATACatgcattaattcattcactttcttatccacttatccaGTTAGGAGTCATGGGGGGGggcagcttttcaatgggcgcagacagggcagacacacacacacacacctataaggcaattcagtgtctccaattaacctgtctgcatgtttttggactgtgggaggaaaccggagcacccggagtaaacccacgcagacacggggagaacatgcaaaccacacagaaagaacccggaccgccacgcttgggcatcgaacccaggacctttttgctgtgaggcgacagtgctacccactaagccaccgtgccaccctaaacATCTTTGCAAACTAAGTATAtgcaaaattatttattttaataatttcattttcatataTTGAGACTTTTGAAACAAATAAAAGTCTGaatgctgctactactactgctgcatTACTGTAAAACAGTCTAGTCTTCAGTAAGTGCCTGAATAAAGTCCTGTATTTTTTCTACAGTGACTCAAGCGGAGTTAAACCTGAACCAGATGTTCGAAGACAACCAGCTTCCCAGATAGATCAGTGTATTCCCGCACTATCAATAAATTCTTTTATTGATGGATTATTAAACACAGATTCAGCCAAGAGCGTTCAAACACTCCACAACACTGACAACCACCCCATCTACTGCTCAAACCTATACTGCAGCAGCTAGGTTCTGCAGGTCAGAAGTTTTTATTTGTGGTTAACCCTTTAATTGGTTGTTGTTGGTATcgtcccaagaaactaagaaatgcaaagaaataattttttaaacattattttcttggttagaccattaaagggttccTGAAATTGTCCAGTACCTGGTATATTCTGAAGGGAACGTAGCGAAAGCCGCCCTCGTCGGTTGGATATTCCATCAGCTTGCGGTTCATGGCCCAGAATTGGTCgaatttatctataaaataattAGATGTAGTTATTAATATCCACAATGGCACTGACACAAAGCTTAACACAAGTCATATGCGCTTGTCAAGCACCGAGTTTTTATTGTAGATCTAATGTGTGATGTCCAAAGTGTTGCTTATTCCGGTTTAGGCTATTTACCGTTCTGCAGACCCATCCACAGCTGCTTGTGATCTTTTTTCTGCATGTCATTAATGACCTGGCTCTTGTGCTTGAGTGCATCTGCTTCCTTAATGCTGGACATAAAATGAGCCTCAATTACAGTGCTGGAGGAGCAGTGGAGCAAGTCACGGTCAGGAAAAGTCTGGAAAATAAATAGATCCATGTTCGACCGTGTTAGCATGTTTTATAACTAATAAGAATAGCAAATAATACCCTGGTGAACTGTTACCTTAAAGTGCACAGTGATGCTCCAGGGGAGAGCAGTATTTGAGGCATGTAGATCAAACAACACACCGATTGGATAGTGCCTGCAAAACAGAACACAATGATGCTCCAGCAGTACTTTCTGGTGCGTCATTACCGGCCTGTACTGCCACCTTGTGGTACATTAGTGAAAGTGTTCATGTAATAGGTAAGAACCTACACTAAAAagcaagcttgttggacatttttaaaattgatttttatcaacaattttatcctggtcagggtcgcggcagGCCCGGTtacaaagataaataaatgttaaataaataatatctaGCTAGTTAGTGTAAACATTTataatttttggcatttagcagacacgttatccaagcgacttacagtagtgacagtatacagtctaagtaattgagggttaagggccttgatcaagggcccaacagtggcagtggtggggcttaaactagtgaccttttgattactagtcctgtaccttaactgctagtctacaactgccctgatatttatatatatatataaataagagagagagagagagagagagagagaatgagagaatgagaaagagagagagagagagagagagagagagagagagagagagagagagagagagagagagagagagagagagagagagagagagagaggtaatTATCTACCATTTAAGAGGCGTCCCTTCATACTCAAACCATATCTCTTCTACATCCTCTTGCTTCACGACTTTCAGAAAGTGCTTCTTAACCTTGTCGGTCACTAGTGTCAGATAACTGACCCTCGGAAGGAGCAACTACAGAAATAGAAACAGGAAATGATCAAATTTTAAAATCATATCagctaaaagaaaagtgtttgcTCATTCCTGCTTTCTTTGTACATCTATCAGACATCACGGATTCACTTCTTTAAACTACACATAAAgataattaaagtaaaaatacagttttaaatgCCCTATTAGTTACCTAAACAAATTAACAGTAAATATAGCAAATTACAACAAATTTCACTAGACATCCTCAttccttttgtttatttattttttataatgccATGTTTGCACAGAGGCAGTTTGTCACAGCATTGTAAACTTGATTTAGAGTTTGATTTATCAAATGGCAATATGTTCTCCACAATATACCAGTcaattaacaaaatacattgAATAAAAACTAGCAactaaatttattttatgtgtttataaaCATAACTTACAGCATTTAACTTAAagcatattataaatataatgttCATACATAAAACGGTTCTGCCTCTCTTTCCGTGAGCTCGTCTGGATGAAGCGTGAAGGACGCCGGTATCCGGCCGAACCACACGTCCCGGAGTATGTCCTTGTCATCTGCCATTGTCACGGCTCTCCAGATGACACATATGACACTTTCAGGTTTAAcctgtttaaaaaatataagtGGTGGTGACTTGAGGAAATGAAGGAAGATAAAACACTTTTATTATGTGATCTCATGGTCATCATACAAGAGTGCCTGTGGAAATGTGTCCAGTCAAAAAAGTATTTGTATGGTCAagtactgatgttggatgaaaaggCCTGGCCTGCAACTGATGTTTAATGGGTTTAGGGCTTTACGTATCTTGTCCAATTAGCCTGTGGTTATGTATCCAGATACTTTTAGGATAGAATGCTTTTCTGAcccagaaaaaaaattattttatgacTACTAAGAAGAGCCGAAAAAAATGGAGACGACTACTGaaaattctttttttgtattCTAAAATggtataaaatcagtttatttatttattaggattttaacatcatgttttacacactttggttacattcatgacaggacaggtagttagttgctacacaaaattcatcaggtCAAGTTTTTATTgtcaaaaacagtcatggacaatttttgtgtcttgtcattggactgtgggaggaaaccggagctcccggaagaaacccacgcagacacagggagaacatgcaaactccacacagaaaggggatTGCATAGCATAAACTCCACACATTTGTACAAAATGTGGATGATCCATGCTCTCCCAGCATGATTTTACAACATACCAAAGAACATTGTGATGTTACTGAATACTTTGCTTTCTCTATCTTCAAGTGTCCTGATAAATGTTGGGTTTAGGAGAATGACTGGAGGAAGGACCATGACCTCGAACACTTCGTGATCTTATTTGGTCTTTAAGTAGCTGTTGCAAAGCTTTTAGATGTGTTAAATTGTATATAAGGCTCATACACAAGTTTATAATACTTCTACTAGTATTGCTAACgactaacacaatattagacTCGTGACACTCATTAACTTCtgttagaaaaaaataataacaataataatactcgAGTGTAAAACGTACTAAACTATAGTTACTAACATTAGCTAGCAACCAAACTGTACACAGGTGTCTAAGCTAAAAACTAAGCTAACATATTAGCATTGTGCTCTTACCTCACTCGGTATTCGCTGATGTAACTTCTCAAGCAACTCAAGAAAACAAgcgaaatgtatttatttactcgaTAAAAACCATTAAAATATATCAAAAAGAGCTCATAGTTTTAATTCTGCGATTTAACCAAGCCGAGGAAAAACAACGTTAGCTAGCTGTCGGACATGATCAGCGAAATAACAGTTGCGCTGTATCCTGAATCAGTAAACATTTACTACCTAGACACCCTACCTAGTGGACTACACACTGGAACTTTCGCTTAATGTAGTGCACTATAAACCTCTGAGGAGCTATTCTGGACTAAACCTGGGTTTTACTTTGTTCTTCGTTACTACAGTTTCAGTAGAGCATGTATAAACACCGCCACCCAGAAAAGCTGCACAGAGtaaacaagtacatgtatttaaaCACTTATTTATGCAACTCCAGCCCAGGTAGTCACTTTCGAGATGTATATTCTAagcataatacatataataaataaataacgagTTATGATAGGAATTTAAACATGTTCTctgtacaaactgtacaaaCAAAAATCAAGTAAACAAACAATGATAGAAAACTCTTGAATAGAAAAACCTACAAAATCCACAGCAAACACCTTATCCATCCCTGGTAGAATTGATTTAATAATTCACAAGTAAAAGTTCAGGTAACAACAAATTGTCCCTGAAGAGGTGCACCATACTATAAGGGGTGTTGGTGATAATGCAAAACTGGAATCTGCTTAAAAAGATCAGTCAAGTGAAAATCAACcactatttatgtgtgtgtgattaatatACTATACTCATACACATGCGTATGCATGTTGATGTATTTATAGATATGACTATACTGGCCCAATTTATGATGCAATACTCACCACTCCATCACTTTACTATTTGTACCATACACTGTATACctcttttttttatctctttttATGTGTTTCCTTTCTGTTTTGTTGCTTTTCGGATAAGCCACCATTACCATTTACCTTACCGGCTCAGTCAATGCAGAGCAAAGACTCAGCACTGCGttgctgtacacacacactaataaagAGTTGAGTTCGGGTGATGTAAATGCACGGTAATGAGCGCAGTGATccatgggaaatgtagttcaTTTAGAACTACAGCGCATCGCTTTGAGCTTCCAGCAGTCACCTAAGATGAGATTCAGaatgacctgaaagcagcaggaacaacaataACACAGAGCACAATAAATAGACAATCTCTGTTTAAAGACTGTTGCTGTTCCAAACAGTTCATGTTATATTATTGCAGTAATAGTTctcacatttaaaatttttggtttacataatttatttatttttatttatttattcgacCCTGatcaataaatttttttatactggatcaataataaaaaatagataaatgaataaacttttttcGTTACGTAAAATCCACTAGATGTCTCTGTAGGCTTATAATAAAAGTCAACTGTATCCATGTAGAAGTTTCTTCTCTTGAGAACttaaccatcaaacccactaAGCACAAACACATGTGAACATTTGTACAGGCAGTTCCAAAATTACTGGTACCCATAGTAAGGAAAAAAGGTAATAAAGAGTGTCTTTGT encodes:
- the atg5 gene encoding autophagy protein 5, whose protein sequence is MADDKDILRDVWFGRIPASFTLHPDELTEREAEPFYLLLPRVSYLTLVTDKVKKHFLKVVKQEDVEEIWFEYEGTPLKWHYPIGVLFDLHASNTALPWSITVHFKTFPDRDLLHCSSSTVIEAHFMSSIKEADALKHKSQVINDMQKKDHKQLWMGLQNDKFDQFWAMNRKLMEYPTDEGGFRYVPFRIYQTLSDRPFIQKLFRPVSPEGHTLTLGDLMKEMFPAAISLDDEPKKYQVVIHGIEPLLETPVQWLSEHLSHPDNFLHICVVPVPSD